Proteins encoded within one genomic window of Aerococcus viridans:
- a CDS encoding ABC transporter ATP-binding protein has translation MDKTTFSWLMDYIKRYRWTTIGLFLFSTITVLFQVLIPIQIGQAVNEIVGLDQVDYKALWQAIIWLGVFALIAALAQYIQNQMSNRLTYHIIADLHRDAFNKIQKLPLSYVDNHSLGDLVSRVINDVDLVGNGLLQSFNSLFSGVILIVGVIVMMLSLDVKIGLIVIILTPISVVVSYIIATRTYHRFTEQVNLRGKLGGYVDEMAQGQMIVRAFTFEDDAIEQFTSINQKVHESGLWSQFYGALINPTSRVLNSIVYAVVGVVGAFTVLSGQLSVGIFSSFLTYANQYNKPFNDISSIINEMQTSLAAAARVHELMVAEEETPSRDQAELTTVEGAVDFKDLTFYYDSQRPLIEDLNVQVKAGDTVAIVGPTGAGKTTLINLLMRFYDPVAGGIYIDGVNTLDMQRSYLRQNFGMVLQDSWIFEGTIFDNIAYGKSDSTMEEVVAVAKKAQIHDMIMQMDQDYQFKLSENGANISKGQQQLICIARIMLTDPDMLILDEATSSIDTMTEKAIQETFDAMMVNHTTFIVAHRLSTIENADQILYMENGHVLEQGSHQSLLEKEGKYFNLYQSQFDHQAE, from the coding sequence ATGGATAAAACAACATTCTCATGGCTGATGGATTACATTAAACGTTACCGTTGGACAACAATCGGCTTATTCCTGTTTTCGACGATTACCGTCCTTTTTCAAGTTTTAATACCCATTCAAATCGGACAGGCAGTGAATGAAATCGTTGGCCTGGACCAAGTGGATTATAAAGCTCTGTGGCAGGCCATTATCTGGCTGGGTGTGTTCGCCTTAATTGCAGCCCTAGCTCAGTATATACAAAACCAGATGTCTAACCGATTAACCTACCATATTATTGCGGACTTACATAGAGACGCCTTTAATAAAATCCAAAAACTCCCTTTATCATACGTGGATAATCATTCTTTAGGGGACCTTGTTTCTCGTGTCATTAATGATGTCGATTTAGTTGGTAATGGTTTATTACAGAGTTTCAATAGCTTATTCTCTGGCGTGATTTTAATTGTCGGGGTTATCGTGATGATGTTATCCCTAGACGTTAAAATCGGACTGATCGTCATTATTTTGACACCCATTTCTGTGGTTGTATCATATATTATTGCCACTAGAACCTACCACCGCTTTACTGAACAGGTCAATTTACGTGGCAAACTCGGTGGATACGTAGATGAAATGGCTCAAGGGCAAATGATTGTCCGTGCCTTTACCTTTGAAGATGACGCCATTGAACAATTTACAAGTATTAACCAAAAAGTGCATGAGTCAGGTCTGTGGTCACAATTTTATGGGGCTTTAATTAACCCAACGTCGCGTGTTTTAAACTCCATTGTTTATGCTGTTGTGGGCGTAGTCGGTGCCTTTACTGTATTATCTGGCCAATTGAGTGTGGGGATTTTCTCTTCATTCTTAACTTATGCCAACCAATATAATAAGCCATTTAATGATATTTCTTCTATCATTAATGAAATGCAAACATCTTTAGCTGCGGCTGCTCGCGTCCATGAACTGATGGTGGCTGAGGAAGAAACGCCTTCACGTGACCAAGCAGAACTTACAACGGTTGAAGGTGCAGTTGATTTTAAAGACCTAACCTTCTATTACGATAGCCAGCGACCTTTAATTGAAGACTTAAACGTCCAAGTCAAGGCTGGGGATACGGTGGCCATTGTAGGTCCTACTGGGGCTGGGAAAACGACCCTTATCAACCTTCTGATGCGGTTTTATGACCCAGTAGCCGGCGGTATTTATATTGACGGTGTCAACACCTTAGATATGCAACGTAGCTATCTAAGACAAAACTTTGGGATGGTTTTACAGGATTCTTGGATTTTTGAAGGAACCATCTTCGATAATATTGCATACGGTAAGTCGGACTCAACCATGGAAGAAGTGGTTGCTGTGGCTAAAAAAGCCCAGATCCATGACATGATCATGCAAATGGACCAAGATTACCAGTTTAAATTAAGTGAGAACGGGGCCAACATTTCTAAAGGGCAACAACAATTAATTTGTATTGCGCGCATTATGCTGACTGACCCAGACATGTTGATATTGGATGAGGCGACATCTTCAATTGATACGATGACGGAGAAGGCGATTCAAGAAACCTTTGATGCAATGATGGTCAACCATACAACCTTTATCGTAGCCCACCGATTGTCAACGATTGAAAATGCCGACCAAATCTTATACATGGAAAACGGCCATGTCTTAGAACAAGGCAGCCATCAAAGTTTATTAGAAAAAGAGGGTAAGTACTTCAATCTATACCAATCGCAATTTGATCATCAAGCTGAATAA
- a CDS encoding HPP family protein, producing the protein MTSHYSEEFTRDKPYSVTVAFISHFNALHQTMKRLLADDDATFFQCVEELAKTNQVIKRNHQFLDQIRQLRNLLTHHKTEVEVNLAYPSEETNQQLFEINKLLTEIPSTRKFIKPVFAINMDDSLEKALTDLHHHQVSQLPVFNKERLVSVISAELITKFIADEITKNAWFYMDFSKYQVRQIINHSHHKKITSKQIISPDTPIFELDDLMVDLMRNNRNEVLLISEEDDVRKPKDIIGIVTQRDITTILNYL; encoded by the coding sequence ATGACCAGTCATTATTCTGAAGAATTTACTAGGGATAAACCCTATTCAGTAACAGTCGCCTTTATTAGCCACTTTAACGCCTTACACCAAACCATGAAGAGATTATTAGCGGATGATGATGCTACTTTCTTCCAATGTGTAGAAGAATTGGCCAAAACAAACCAAGTAATCAAACGTAACCATCAATTTTTAGACCAGATTCGCCAGTTACGCAACTTGTTGACCCACCACAAGACAGAGGTTGAAGTAAACCTGGCTTATCCTTCTGAAGAAACCAATCAACAACTCTTTGAAATCAACAAATTACTGACAGAAATACCGTCAACTAGAAAATTTATCAAACCAGTTTTTGCCATTAATATGGATGATAGTCTAGAAAAAGCCTTGACTGATTTACACCACCATCAAGTATCCCAATTACCCGTCTTCAATAAGGAACGCTTGGTATCCGTTATTTCTGCAGAACTCATCACCAAATTTATTGCGGATGAAATTACCAAAAATGCTTGGTTCTATATGGACTTCTCCAAATATCAAGTAAGGCAAATCATCAATCATAGCCATCATAAGAAAATTACCAGTAAACAAATCATCTCACCCGATACCCCAATTTTTGAATTAGATGATTTAATGGTCGACTTGATGCGCAACAACCGAAATGAAGTCTTATTGATTTCGGAAGAAGACGATGTCCGAAAACCTAAAGATATTATTGGAATTGTCACTCAACGGGATATTACGACGATTCTAAACTATTTATAA
- a CDS encoding nitroreductase family protein yields the protein MSQFKELLTKRRSHYAIGANTDVTASDVAAALKEVISTVPSAFNSQGVRVVVVSGENNQKLWDLIKGVQTQVLDEGTLNYMTPIMDGAREAVGTILFFEDRDAVEAGIPGNPERRSVYKNHESANAQLTAWLALTELGLGANLQHFNIGYEQGFDRAIRELLDLPEAWELVAEMPFGSIEAPAAEKEVIAAEEQVILK from the coding sequence ATGTCACAATTTAAAGAATTATTAACTAAACGTCGTTCTCACTACGCTATCGGTGCTAACACTGATGTGACTGCTTCAGATGTAGCTGCCGCTTTAAAAGAAGTGATCTCAACTGTACCAAGTGCCTTCAACTCACAAGGTGTTCGTGTTGTTGTCGTTTCTGGTGAAAATAACCAAAAACTTTGGGACTTAATCAAAGGTGTACAAACACAAGTATTAGACGAAGGTACCTTAAACTACATGACACCAATCATGGACGGTGCGCGTGAAGCAGTTGGAACAATCTTATTCTTCGAAGACCGTGATGCTGTTGAAGCAGGTATCCCTGGTAACCCAGAACGTCGTTCAGTTTATAAAAACCACGAATCAGCAAATGCGCAATTAACAGCTTGGTTAGCATTAACTGAATTAGGTTTAGGTGCAAACTTACAACATTTCAACATTGGCTACGAGCAAGGATTTGACCGTGCTATCCGTGAATTGTTAGATTTACCTGAAGCTTGGGAATTAGTTGCTGAAATGCCATTTGGTTCTATTGAAGCACCAGCTGCAGAAAAAGAAGTTATTGCTGCTGAAGAACAAGTTATCTTAAAATAA